A portion of the Vulpes vulpes isolate BD-2025 chromosome 5, VulVul3, whole genome shotgun sequence genome contains these proteins:
- the BATF2 gene encoding basic leucine zipper transcriptional factor ATF-like 2 isoform X1, with protein MHLCRDNELLPRTDPEEHQRLKKKQKNRAAAQRSRQKHTDKADALHQQHETLEKHNHVLRKEIQALQTELLWWSRTLHAHECRCRMDCATWLAPVTPGRWAQTQQPPDPVPHGQHGCQEQLGLFQTPVSSPLAHRLSPDPQPHSSPSLPLSPLPSLSLGSTELTAPPAQLSPSPIQSASPTGSSLLRPSCNLDTLLPSPSAQPAPLQPPVMEHPTRGKLGPDSLSAALGLACLEGGEHKPALLAADQQGLGVDPSPHLLLAFPLLSSAQVYF; from the exons GACCCTGAGGAGCATCAGAGGctgaagaagaaacagaagaaccGCGCAGCCGCCCAACGCAGCCGGCAGAAGCACACAGACAAGGCAGATGCCCTGCACCAG CAGCACGAGACACTGGAGAAACACAACCATGTGCTGCGGAAGGagatccaggccctgcagacggagctGCTGTGGTGGAGCCGGACCCTGCATGCCCATGAGTGCCGGTGCCGGATGGACTGTGCCACCTGGTTGGCTCCAGTGACCCCTGGCCGCTGGGCCCAGACCCAACAGCCCCCGGACCCTGTGCCCCATGGACAACATGGCTGCCAGGAGCAGCTGGGCCTGTTTCAGACCCCAGTCTCTTCTCCCTTGGCTCACCGGCTCTCTCCAGATCCACAGCCTCATAGTTCACCTAGCCTCCCCCTGTCCCCTTTGCCCTCTCTGTCACTTGGCTCCACTGAGCTCACCGCACCTCCTGCTCAACTGTCCCCTAGCCCCATCCAGTCAGCCTCACCCACTGGCTCCAGCCTGCTGAGGCCTTCCTGCAATCTCGATACTCTACTGCCCAGCCCCTCAGCCCAACCCGCCCCTCTACAGCCCCCTGTGATGGAGCACCCCACCAGAGGGAAGCTGGGCCCTGACAGCCTCTCAGCTGCCCTGGGGCTGGCCTGCCTGGAGGGTGGGGAGCACAAACCAGCGTTATTGGCAGCAGACCAACAAGGGCTGGGTGTGGATCCCAGCCCCCACCTACTCTTGGccttccccctgctctcctcTGCTCAAGTCTACTTCTAA
- the BATF2 gene encoding basic leucine zipper transcriptional factor ATF-like 2 isoform X2 yields MHLCRDNELLPRTDPEEHQRLKKKQKNRAAAQRSRQKHTDKADALHQHETLEKHNHVLRKEIQALQTELLWWSRTLHAHECRCRMDCATWLAPVTPGRWAQTQQPPDPVPHGQHGCQEQLGLFQTPVSSPLAHRLSPDPQPHSSPSLPLSPLPSLSLGSTELTAPPAQLSPSPIQSASPTGSSLLRPSCNLDTLLPSPSAQPAPLQPPVMEHPTRGKLGPDSLSAALGLACLEGGEHKPALLAADQQGLGVDPSPHLLLAFPLLSSAQVYF; encoded by the exons GACCCTGAGGAGCATCAGAGGctgaagaagaaacagaagaaccGCGCAGCCGCCCAACGCAGCCGGCAGAAGCACACAGACAAGGCAGATGCCCTGCACCAG CACGAGACACTGGAGAAACACAACCATGTGCTGCGGAAGGagatccaggccctgcagacggagctGCTGTGGTGGAGCCGGACCCTGCATGCCCATGAGTGCCGGTGCCGGATGGACTGTGCCACCTGGTTGGCTCCAGTGACCCCTGGCCGCTGGGCCCAGACCCAACAGCCCCCGGACCCTGTGCCCCATGGACAACATGGCTGCCAGGAGCAGCTGGGCCTGTTTCAGACCCCAGTCTCTTCTCCCTTGGCTCACCGGCTCTCTCCAGATCCACAGCCTCATAGTTCACCTAGCCTCCCCCTGTCCCCTTTGCCCTCTCTGTCACTTGGCTCCACTGAGCTCACCGCACCTCCTGCTCAACTGTCCCCTAGCCCCATCCAGTCAGCCTCACCCACTGGCTCCAGCCTGCTGAGGCCTTCCTGCAATCTCGATACTCTACTGCCCAGCCCCTCAGCCCAACCCGCCCCTCTACAGCCCCCTGTGATGGAGCACCCCACCAGAGGGAAGCTGGGCCCTGACAGCCTCTCAGCTGCCCTGGGGCTGGCCTGCCTGGAGGGTGGGGAGCACAAACCAGCGTTATTGGCAGCAGACCAACAAGGGCTGGGTGTGGATCCCAGCCCCCACCTACTCTTGGccttccccctgctctcctcTGCTCAAGTCTACTTCTAA
- the BATF2 gene encoding basic leucine zipper transcriptional factor ATF-like 2 isoform X3, with protein sequence MLGSGCWLTSPSPPICFCPQQHETLEKHNHVLRKEIQALQTELLWWSRTLHAHECRCRMDCATWLAPVTPGRWAQTQQPPDPVPHGQHGCQEQLGLFQTPVSSPLAHRLSPDPQPHSSPSLPLSPLPSLSLGSTELTAPPAQLSPSPIQSASPTGSSLLRPSCNLDTLLPSPSAQPAPLQPPVMEHPTRGKLGPDSLSAALGLACLEGGEHKPALLAADQQGLGVDPSPHLLLAFPLLSSAQVYF encoded by the coding sequence ATGCTGGGCTCTGGATGCTGGCTGacatccccttccccacccatctGCTTCTGCCCCCAGCAGCACGAGACACTGGAGAAACACAACCATGTGCTGCGGAAGGagatccaggccctgcagacggagctGCTGTGGTGGAGCCGGACCCTGCATGCCCATGAGTGCCGGTGCCGGATGGACTGTGCCACCTGGTTGGCTCCAGTGACCCCTGGCCGCTGGGCCCAGACCCAACAGCCCCCGGACCCTGTGCCCCATGGACAACATGGCTGCCAGGAGCAGCTGGGCCTGTTTCAGACCCCAGTCTCTTCTCCCTTGGCTCACCGGCTCTCTCCAGATCCACAGCCTCATAGTTCACCTAGCCTCCCCCTGTCCCCTTTGCCCTCTCTGTCACTTGGCTCCACTGAGCTCACCGCACCTCCTGCTCAACTGTCCCCTAGCCCCATCCAGTCAGCCTCACCCACTGGCTCCAGCCTGCTGAGGCCTTCCTGCAATCTCGATACTCTACTGCCCAGCCCCTCAGCCCAACCCGCCCCTCTACAGCCCCCTGTGATGGAGCACCCCACCAGAGGGAAGCTGGGCCCTGACAGCCTCTCAGCTGCCCTGGGGCTGGCCTGCCTGGAGGGTGGGGAGCACAAACCAGCGTTATTGGCAGCAGACCAACAAGGGCTGGGTGTGGATCCCAGCCCCCACCTACTCTTGGccttccccctgctctcctcTGCTCAAGTCTACTTCTAA